One Triticum dicoccoides isolate Atlit2015 ecotype Zavitan chromosome 4B, WEW_v2.0, whole genome shotgun sequence genomic window carries:
- the LOC119296279 gene encoding NAC domain-containing protein 92-like yields MSEASVVNQAEVEDAAAAAAAGLDLPPGFRFHPTDEEIISHYLTPKALDHRFCSGVIGEVDLNKCEPWHLPGKAKMGEKEWYFFCHKDRKYPTGTRTNRATESGYWKATGKDKEIFRGRGILVGMKKTLVFYLGRAPRGEKTGWVMHEFRLEGKLTHPLPRSAKDEWAVSKVFNKELTATNGAMAAAEAGIERVSSLGFITDFLDSGELPPLMDPPLGGDVDEVIDFKSTSAYATGAHSGLQVKMEQHMPPHMMYSSPYFSLPAANSGDMSPAIRRYCKAEQVSGQTSALSPSRETGLSTDPNAAGCAEISSAATPSSQNQEFLDQFDEYPALNLADIWKY; encoded by the exons ATGTCTGAGGCGTCGGTGGTAAACCAGGCGGAGgtggaggacgcggcggcggcggcggcggccgggctgGACCTGCCGCCGGGGTTCCGGTTCCACCCCACGGACGAGGAGATCATCTCGCACTACCTCACCCCCAAGGCGctcgaccaccgcttctgctccggcGTCATCGGCGAGGTCGACCTCAACAAGTGCGAGCCATGGCATCTCCCAG GCAAGGCCAAGATGGGCGAGAAGGAGTGGTACTTCTTTTGCCACAAAGACCGCAAGTACCCGACGGGGACGAGGACGAACCGCGCCACCGAGAGCGGCTACTGGAAGGCCACCGGCAAGGACAAGGAGATCTTCCGGGGGAGGGGCATCCTCGTCGGAATGAAGAAGACGCTCGTCTTCTACCTAGGCCGCGCCCCCCGCGGCGAGAAGACCGGCTGGGTCATGCACGAGTTCCGCCTCGAGGGCAAGCTCACTCACCCGCTCCCGCGCTCCGCCAAG GACGAGTGGGCCGTGTCCAAGGTGTTCAACAAAGAGCTCACGGCCACCAACGGGGCAATGGCAGCGGCGGAGGCCGGGATCGAGCGAGTCAGCTCCTTGGGCTTCATCACTGACTTCCTTGACTCTGGGGAGCTGCCGCCCCTCATGGACCCTCCcttgggcggcgacgtcgacgaagTCATCGATTTCAAGTCCACCTCTGCCTACGCCACCGGTGCCCATTCCGGACTCCAGGTTAAGATGGAACAGCACATGCCGCCGCACATGATGTACTCGAGCCCCTACTTCTCCCTGCCGGCCGCCAACTccggcgacatgtcgccggcgATCCGGAGGTACTGCAAGGCGGAGCAGGTCTCGGGGCAGACGTCTGCGCTCAGCCCGTCCCGCGAGACCGGGCTGAGCACCGACCCCAACGCCGCCGGTTGCGCGGAGATCTCATCGGCGGCGACACCGTCGTCTCAGAATCAAGAGTTCCTTGACCAATTCGACGAGTACCCCGCCCTGAACCTCGCCGACATTTGGAAGTACTGA